The window CCGCCTACATCGATATCTGGATGTGGCGGATCACCACCGTGGGCGCATTCGGTTTTGCCATTGCCAATATCGCGCTGCTGCTCGGCCTGTATCGTCCCGGATATTTCGCGCTGCTGCGCCTGGTGATGCTGGCGGTGCACTTGTTCGTGGTGATCATCATCCTGCAGTGCCGCCGGCCGATCGCGCGCGCCATCCGCTCCTCCGACGGCGCGAGCGGCCTCATCTCCTCGATGCGCAATCGCCTTGCCGGTCTCTGGCACTATTTTGCCATCGCGCTGGTGCTCGCGGTGTGGGCGATCTGGGCCTTGAACATCCGCAACGGCTATTCGCTGCTGCTGCAGTATTTCGCGGGCACCGTCGCGGTGGCGGTGGCGACGCGGGTGGTTTCGATCATCCTGCTCGGCACCATCGACCGTGTGTTCCGCATCCATCCGGACCTGGTGCAGCGTTTCCCGGGTCTCGAGGCACGCGCCAACCGCTATTTGCCGCTGCTGCGCAAGATCGTGTCCGGAATCATTACAGCCGTCGGCTTCGTGGTGCTGCTCGAGGTCTGGGGCATCGACGCGATGTTCTGGTTCTACAGCGGCCAGATCGGCAGCCGGCTCCTGTCGGCCGTGATCACCATCGGTATCGCCGTGCTGGCCGCGGTCGCGCTGTGGGAGGTCGCCAATGCGCTAATGGATCGCCAGCTCGCCAGTCTCAGCCGCGACGGCCATTATGTGCGAGCGGCGCGGCTGCGGACCTTCCTGCCGATGCTGCGCACCTCGCTGTTGTGCGTCATCGTCACCGTGGTGGCGCTGACGGCGCTGAGCGAGATCGGCGTCAATGTCGCGCCGCTCTTGGCCGGCGCCGGCATCGTCGGCGTCGCGATCGGTTTCGGCTCGCAGAAGCTGGTGCAGGACGTCATCACCGGGCTGTTCCTGCTGCTGGAAAACATGGTCCAGGTCGGCGATACCGTGACGGTGTCGGGGCTGACGGGAACGGTCGAAAATCTGTCGATCCGCACCATCCGCCTGCGGGCCGGCGACGGCGCGGTCCACATCGTGCCGTTCAGCGCCGTGACCAGCATCACCAACTCAAGCCGCGGCGTCGGCAATGCCGCCGTCAACGTCAACGTCGCCTACAATGAAGACACCGACCGCGTCGGCGACCTGCTCAAGCAGATCGCCGCCGAGATGCGCAAGGAGCCGGCATTCCAGCATCTGATCCGCAGCGATCTGCAGCTCTGGGGTGTCGACAAGGTCGATGGCGCGATGGTCACCATCGTTGGCCAGATCCCCTGCATCGATTCCGGCCGCTGGCCGGTGCAACGCGAGTTCAACCGGCGAATGAAACGCCAGTTCCAGGAGAACGGCATCGAGATCGCCAATCCCGGCCAGACGATTGTGATGCAGGTGCCGGCGAATGCTGCGGAGAGTGAGCGGGAGCAGCCGGAGGAGCGGGAGCAAGAGCAGGATCGGGAGCAAGAGCGCGAACCGGTGCGGCGCAAGGCGAGCGCTTAAGCCGCTACATGCTCTGATACGGTTCTTCTCTCTGAGTCATTGCCGGGCTTGACCCGGCAATCCAGCTTGGTCCCAGCACGACGTAACTTTTCAAGAAAGCTGGATCCGCGGGTCAAGCCCGCGGATGACGCAGAATATGACGAGCCATCACCGCAACTTCCCCCGCGCCGCCACCGGCAGCGTGCCGATGATGTCGTCGCCGCGCACCATCAGGATCTCGTCGACCATGTTGACCACCACGCAGACGTGGTTGGGAACGATGCGCACGATGTCGCCGACATTGGGGCGGGTGTTGCTGCGCGTCAGATCGAGGAAGCCGTGCTCCTCGGCAAAGCGCGCGATCTTGGCCTCCGGGTGCTCGAGGATCAAACCGTGGCCGTCGAGACCGCCGGTGTCTGACGTCAACGTCTTCGAGCCGGCATCGAGGATGCCGCGGTCGGGACCGGCGCGGCTGACCACGGTGGCATAAACATACAGCGCACAATCGTCCCAGCCGGCGACGCCGGCGTCGACCTGCATGCGATCGTTGTAGATATAGGTGCCCGGGCGATGCTCGGTGGCGCCCTTCAGCTGTCCCAGATTCTTCAGGTTCGGCGAGCCGCCGGTCGACACGATCGACGGCTCGAGCCCGAGCGCGCGCACGCCGGCCAGTGCTTCGTCGAAAAAGCGCTGCGCCTGCGGCCAGCCGTTCTCGGTCGGATACAGCATGAAGCCGGCAAAGGTGACACCCTTGAGTTCGGTCATCGCCTTGGCCAGCGCAATGGCCTCCGCCGGCGTCTCGACGCCGGCGCGCTTGCGGCCGGTGTCGCACTCGATCACCACCGGCACAGGGCGGCCGGCAACATCGGCCGCCTGCGACAATTGCGATAACACCACCGGATTGTCGGCGGTGACCGTGATCGACGCCCGCTGCAGCAGTGCGCCAAGCCGCTGCATCTTCTCGTCGCCCAGCAGATTGTAACTGATCAGGATGTCGTCGAGACCGCCCTCCACCATCACTTCGGCTTCGCCGAGCTTCTGGCAGGTGATGCCTTTCGCACCGGCATCGCGCTGCAGCCGGGCGAGAAATGGGCTCTTGTGGGTCTTGATGTGCGGACGGTTGGCGACGCCTGCGGCATCACAGGCCGCCTGCACCCGCGCAATGTTGCGCTCCACCCGGTCCATGTCGATGACAAGCGCCGGCGTGCCATAGTCCCGGGCGATCTTTGTAGCCAAAACAGTCGTCATCGATATCTTTCTGGAACGGTCATTGAGCTGGCATGATCAGTCGACGACCTCTCGATTGATCACGTTGTCGCGGATCGGCGCGCCGTCGAGCACGCTGAGGATATTGCGCGCGGTCTGCAGGCCCATGCGATACAGCGCCTCGCTGGTGACTCCTGCCAGATGCGGCGCGGTGATGACGTTGGCAAGCTTGAACAGCGGATTGTCGCCCGGCGCCGGCTCCTTCTCGAACACGTCGAGGCCCGCACCCGCAAGCTGGCCGCTGGTCAGGGCCGCATACAATGCAGCTTCATCGACGATGCCGCCGCGCGCGGTGTTGACGAGATAGGCCGAAGGCTTCAGCCGCTGCAGCCGCGCGGCGTCGAACATACCCACCGTCTGCGACGACTTCGGGCAATGGATGCTGACAAAATCCACTTGTGGCAGCGCGGCGTCGAGATCCGCCACATGCTTGCAGCCGGCTGCTTCGATCTCGGCCTTCGACTTGAAGGGATCATAGACCAGCACATTCATTTCCATGGCCACGCAGCGTTTCGCGGTGCGCGAACCGATCCGGCCGAAGCCGACCACGACCACGGTCTTGCCCAGCAGGTCGAACGGGATCGCCCCCAGCCGCTTGGCCCATTGCCCGGCCTTGACCATGGCATCAAGCTCGGCGGCACGCTTGGCCAGCCACAGCATCATGAACAGCGCCGCCTCAGCCACCGACGGCGAATTGGCGATGCCGGTGGTCATCAGCGGGACCTTGATTTCGGTGAGCGCCGGCACGTCAACCGCATCATAGCCGACACCCATGCGGGTGACGACCTCAATGCCGTCGGCCGACACGATCTCGTTGCGGCCAAAGGCGGTGGCACCAAGTGCCACGCCATGCACCGGCGCATGCTGGCGCAATAGCGCATTGAAATCGGCGGCCGAGATGGCGTTGGAGAATTCGATGGCCTCGATATCGCCCCGCTCCCGGAACAGCGCCCAGCCGTCCTGCGGCATCGTCTCGACAATCAGCAGCTTCTTCTTGTTGGTGGCCATCATCAATCCCTTGTTCTTCCTTGTTATCCATCCCCTGGGACGTCCCGATCGAACCCGGCGAACGTCCATTGTTGTGCCTATATCAGACTGCGCATGGCAGCAATATTCAGGCCATGATAGGCCGCATGCAATGGGACATGTTGCGTTGCGTTTAAGGCTTGGCGTTTGAGGCTTGCCGCTCACGCCGCGACAGGGCAATCTCGCGCTCCCTCCCACAAGCAACAATCCCAAAAGCCGGAGACCTTGTCGTGACCCATCCCGCAACCGAGCCGCTGCCGTCGTCCGTCCTGCAGGCGCTGACCCGCTACGACACGCCGACCATCTGCAATGCGATGGAGGTCATCGCCCCCGAGCGCCGCCTCAATGGCTACACGGTCAAGCCGCTGGTGTGCCCGTTCCCGGACCTGCCGCCGATCGTCGGATATGCGCGCACCGTGACCATCCGCGCCACCACGCCGCCATCCTTGTCGGCGGCCGAGCAGCGCGCGGCGCGGATCGCCTATTACGAGTATATCGGCACCGGCTCGGGGCCGCGCATCACCGTGATCCAGGACCTGGACGGCGCCAATGTCGGATATGGCGCATTCTGGGGCGAGGTGCAGAGCGCCCTGCACAAGGCGCTGGGCTGCCTTGGCGTGGTCACCGACGGCTCGATCCGCGACATCCCGCAATGGGCGCCCGGTTTCCAGGCCCTGGCCGGCTCGATCGGCCCGTCGCACGCCTATGTGCACGCCGACAGTTTCGGCGGGACCGTCAATGTGGCGGGCATGACGGTGCGTTCCGGCGACCTGGTCCATGCCGATCGCCACGGCGCGGTGGTGATTCCGTTCGACCTGGCGGCCAAGCTGCCGGAGGCCGCCGAGCTCTGCGCCCGCCGCGAGGAGGTGATTCTGGAGGTGGCCCGCAGCCCGTCCTTCAGCCTCGACAAGCTCAAGGCGGCGCTGGCCCGCGCGGCTGAAATCCACTAGATCCGCCGTCCCGCACCGGGATAGGCATGGAGGGCGGCGTCGGCTAGCATGGCGCCGCCGCCCTTGTCCTGACCGGAGCGGCCAAGACACTTCCTTGCCGGACCCCATCGATGACCGTCACCGATATCGCGACACGCACCTACAACCACGGCTGGCGGCTCGACCCCATCATCCGCAGCATCATCGATACGGATTTCTACAAGCTGCTGATGCTGCAGATGATCCGGGAGCTGCACCCGGATGTCCATGTCACATTCTCGCTGATCAACCGCAGCAAGAACGTGCGGCTCGCCGAGGTGATCGACGAGAAGGAACTGCGGGCCCAGCTCGACCACGCCCGCACCGTGCAGCTTTCAAAAAAGGAATACATCTGGCTCGCGGGTAACAGCTTCTACGGCAAGACCCAGATGTTCTCGCCGGATTTCATGGCCTGGCTCGCCGACTTCCGCCTGCCGGACTATGACCTGCGCAAGGTCGACGGCCAGTACGAACTCCATTTCGAAGGACCGTGGACCCACACCACAATGTGGGAAATCCCGGCGCTGGCCATCGTCAACGAGCTGCGCTCGCGGCAGGCCATGAAGGGCCAAGGGCGCTTCGCGCTGGACGTGCTTTATGCCCGCGCGAAGGCCAAGCTGTGGACCAAGGTGGAGCGGCTAAAGAAACTCGACGGCCTT is drawn from Bradyrhizobium prioriisuperbiae and contains these coding sequences:
- a CDS encoding D-TA family PLP-dependent enzyme gives rise to the protein MTTVLATKIARDYGTPALVIDMDRVERNIARVQAACDAAGVANRPHIKTHKSPFLARLQRDAGAKGITCQKLGEAEVMVEGGLDDILISYNLLGDEKMQRLGALLQRASITVTADNPVVLSQLSQAADVAGRPVPVVIECDTGRKRAGVETPAEAIALAKAMTELKGVTFAGFMLYPTENGWPQAQRFFDEALAGVRALGLEPSIVSTGGSPNLKNLGQLKGATEHRPGTYIYNDRMQVDAGVAGWDDCALYVYATVVSRAGPDRGILDAGSKTLTSDTGGLDGHGLILEHPEAKIARFAEEHGFLDLTRSNTRPNVGDIVRIVPNHVCVVVNMVDEILMVRGDDIIGTLPVAARGKLR
- a CDS encoding RraA family protein — encoded protein: MTHPATEPLPSSVLQALTRYDTPTICNAMEVIAPERRLNGYTVKPLVCPFPDLPPIVGYARTVTIRATTPPSLSAAEQRAARIAYYEYIGTGSGPRITVIQDLDGANVGYGAFWGEVQSALHKALGCLGVVTDGSIRDIPQWAPGFQALAGSIGPSHAYVHADSFGGTVNVAGMTVRSGDLVHADRHGAVVIPFDLAAKLPEAAELCARREEVILEVARSPSFSLDKLKAALARAAEIH
- a CDS encoding mechanosensitive ion channel domain-containing protein codes for the protein MSRAFLPLIAAICLVFSQPVLAQPQAASSTKPAAPTSDALTPDQARRALETLQDDAKRAQLLDTLRAVAKASAAPQAQNQPAAPAPSSAPAPATEPEQASLTADGLGAQLLLSISEQLGDLSREISDAAQSVTRFPLLWYWLVQTASDPVTYNILLDIAWKLALVIGCALVAEWLVARAIRRPYAWLETHVSRTTEAAHTVIVSEGAPTAAIRAGAPLRRRRIVLTRAWQSMVRLPFITGGFVLALLPIVAFAAVATLVLSSSIDRVPTTRLAILAIVNAYVISRALIRIARTIASSGPLSLFTVSEETTAYIDIWMWRITTVGAFGFAIANIALLLGLYRPGYFALLRLVMLAVHLFVVIIILQCRRPIARAIRSSDGASGLISSMRNRLAGLWHYFAIALVLAVWAIWALNIRNGYSLLLQYFAGTVAVAVATRVVSIILLGTIDRVFRIHPDLVQRFPGLEARANRYLPLLRKIVSGIITAVGFVVLLEVWGIDAMFWFYSGQIGSRLLSAVITIGIAVLAAVALWEVANALMDRQLASLSRDGHYVRAARLRTFLPMLRTSLLCVIVTVVALTALSEIGVNVAPLLAGAGIVGVAIGFGSQKLVQDVITGLFLLLENMVQVGDTVTVSGLTGTVENLSIRTIRLRAGDGAVHIVPFSAVTSITNSSRGVGNAAVNVNVAYNEDTDRVGDLLKQIAAEMRKEPAFQHLIRSDLQLWGVDKVDGAMVTIVGQIPCIDSGRWPVQREFNRRMKRQFQENGIEIANPGQTIVMQVPANAAESEREQPEEREQEQDREQEREPVRRKASA
- a CDS encoding hydroxyacid dehydrogenase — translated: MATNKKKLLIVETMPQDGWALFRERGDIEAIEFSNAISAADFNALLRQHAPVHGVALGATAFGRNEIVSADGIEVVTRMGVGYDAVDVPALTEIKVPLMTTGIANSPSVAEAALFMMLWLAKRAAELDAMVKAGQWAKRLGAIPFDLLGKTVVVVGFGRIGSRTAKRCVAMEMNVLVYDPFKSKAEIEAAGCKHVADLDAALPQVDFVSIHCPKSSQTVGMFDAARLQRLKPSAYLVNTARGGIVDEAALYAALTSGQLAGAGLDVFEKEPAPGDNPLFKLANVITAPHLAGVTSEALYRMGLQTARNILSVLDGAPIRDNVINREVVD